In one Thermosipho ferrireducens genomic region, the following are encoded:
- a CDS encoding mannose-1-phosphate guanylyltransferase, with amino-acid sequence MKAIILAGGVGERFWPLSTDSLPKQFLKLFGKKSLIRETFERLAYRLKPKDIYVVTNARYINKTKEELPEIPSGNILGEPEKKNTAPACVLGTLCVEDDNEIIFIVPADHYIPDVETFWEKVDRASVFLEKNEGIVTFGIFPTRPETGYGYIEVESKYVKNEKSNVVPVRKFKEKPDFETAKKYLEKGNYFWNSGMFMWKKKYFIDQMKKHSPEVIEPFEGNKNIEEIYKRVPSISIDYALMEKADRIYTIPSNFVWSDVGNWLSLKELKVKSSDSVVALDCENVFVKSTKPVVVIGMKNIVVVESEHGILVSTDEGVQKIREAVKKMKEI; translated from the coding sequence ATGAAAGCTATAATTCTTGCTGGTGGGGTTGGTGAAAGATTCTGGCCACTTTCAACAGATTCACTTCCCAAGCAATTTTTAAAGTTGTTTGGGAAAAAGAGTTTGATTCGAGAGACATTTGAAAGGCTTGCTTACAGATTAAAACCGAAGGATATTTATGTTGTAACAAATGCCAGATATATTAACAAAACAAAAGAAGAGTTACCGGAAATACCGTCAGGAAATATCCTGGGAGAACCTGAGAAGAAAAATACAGCACCTGCATGCGTGCTTGGTACTTTGTGTGTAGAAGATGATAATGAAATAATATTTATTGTTCCAGCTGATCATTACATTCCAGATGTTGAAACGTTCTGGGAAAAGGTTGATAGAGCATCTGTTTTTCTGGAAAAAAATGAGGGAATAGTTACATTTGGAATATTTCCCACAAGACCGGAAACAGGTTATGGATACATTGAAGTAGAAAGTAAATATGTGAAAAATGAAAAATCTAACGTGGTACCAGTTAGAAAATTCAAAGAAAAACCTGACTTTGAAACAGCGAAAAAATACCTTGAAAAAGGAAATTATTTCTGGAATAGTGGAATGTTTATGTGGAAAAAGAAATATTTTATTGATCAGATGAAAAAACATTCACCAGAAGTTATTGAACCTTTTGAAGGTAATAAAAATATTGAGGAAATATATAAGAGGGTGCCTTCTATCAGTATCGATTATGCTTTGATGGAAAAAGCTGACAGAATATACACTATTCCTTCAAATTTTGTCTGGTCAGACGTTGGAAACTGGTTATCTTTGAAGGAGTTAAAAGTTAAAAGTAGTGATTCTGTAGTGGCGTTGGATTGTGAAAATGTATTTGTAAAATCAACAAAGCCTGTTGTTGTCATAGGAATGAAAAATATTGTTGTTGTGGAATCTGAGCATGGAATATTGGTATCTACAGATGAAGGTGTACAGAAAATAAGGGAAGCGGTGAAAAAGATGAAGGAAATTTAA
- a CDS encoding CpsB/CapC family capsule biosynthesis tyrosine phosphatase → MFDIHNHLLPGVDDGVKNFDESIKFLETFKKNGITTVFFTPHLNHPSVKTNVAKIKENYEKIKIHCEEFGIKSFLGSEIYLTPDVKEFIPIKDYFLLVELPTDIYPVYLLDKLFDLQLEGYEIILAHVERYKWLEGNGLLVDRLKHMNVYFQVNLEALNGSNYFLKRDLVDFIATDFHGEKRSSIDFSLFRKYNDIIEKGKSILKL, encoded by the coding sequence TTGTTCGATATTCATAATCATCTCTTACCGGGGGTAGATGACGGGGTTAAAAATTTCGATGAAAGTATAAAGTTTTTAGAGACTTTTAAGAAAAATGGTATAACTACTGTTTTCTTTACCCCGCATCTTAATCATCCGTCAGTAAAAACCAACGTAGCAAAGATTAAAGAGAATTATGAAAAGATAAAAATCCATTGTGAAGAATTTGGAATTAAAAGTTTTTTGGGAAGCGAGATATATTTGACTCCAGATGTAAAAGAATTTATACCAATAAAGGATTATTTTTTACTCGTTGAACTACCTACTGATATTTACCCTGTCTACTTACTTGATAAACTTTTTGATCTTCAACTGGAAGGTTATGAAATAATACTCGCTCACGTGGAAAGATATAAATGGCTTGAAGGAAATGGTTTATTAGTGGACAGATTAAAGCATATGAATGTTTATTTCCAGGTTAATTTAGAAGCACTTAACGGAAGCAATTATTTTTTAAAAAGAGATTTAGTTGATTTTATAGCCACAGACTTTCATGGGGAAAAAAGATCTTCTATTGATTTTTCACTTTTTAGAAAATATAATGATATTATAGAAAAGGGTAAAAGCATATTAAAATTATAA
- a CDS encoding GumC family protein — protein sequence MEPEIYENELTLEDIFHIFRKRFWWMFLTFAATVSLTILYLFLATPIYEAEVTLKIESSQGSSIGGLFSAQLPYGGSSEISTEIELIKSRTNLEKIVKDLNLLEYFKNTLKDPKDVENLDVHSIIKILDEMIDVSPVKDTNIVRISVQSDDPVLAKNIANKLAEAYNELLRTLSKNEFTIRRKFIEEQIPKVEKELKDAEERIRKFKEDNRVFLLDEEAKYILQFLLEYDGQINSYNLQIQENSAKINALNELLKKVDMKIISSETISSNPIVEQLKSKLVEYKVELSGLLHSYSETDPKVLEIKEKIAETEKLLKEQVAQVVSSQIKTLNPTYQDLYMQLITTQSQQEVLNATILSLKKLRDSYQEKLSRLPLLEQKLLELSRDLKVKENLYTLLLEKLEETRIAEAGVIGTAKLIDKAIVPKEPIKPNKKLTAAIGGVLGIFLGILMAFIVEYLDKSVRDEDEIKRISRNQTILGRIPTFEIKSDLKTPELVVLNSPISPAAESIKLTSTNISFSETPPPNVISITSSGPGEGKTLNAVNLAISYAQNGFKTLLMDMDMRRPRMEKALGLERFNIGVVNYILKDIPLERIKQKYIENLDVIPVGPLPPNPTALLTSNKFVEMMNILKDEYDKIIVDLPPILAAADALIVTRHTDGLVLVVRAGKTLKHSLKIALENILTSGSKLLGIIINDINEKNSGNYYYYYYYHDGEKKRKRRKKEQ from the coding sequence GTGGAACCAGAAATTTATGAAAATGAACTTACTCTGGAAGATATATTTCATATATTTAGAAAGCGTTTCTGGTGGATGTTTCTAACATTTGCAGCTACTGTTAGTCTTACTATATTATACTTATTTTTGGCCACTCCTATTTATGAAGCGGAAGTTACATTAAAAATTGAGTCTTCTCAAGGAAGTTCTATAGGTGGATTATTTTCAGCTCAATTACCTTATGGTGGAAGTTCTGAAATTTCAACGGAAATTGAGCTTATAAAAAGTCGAACAAACCTGGAAAAAATAGTAAAAGATTTAAATTTATTGGAATATTTTAAAAATACCCTAAAGGATCCAAAAGATGTTGAAAACTTAGATGTCCATTCGATAATAAAAATACTTGACGAAATGATAGATGTTTCTCCTGTAAAAGACACAAATATTGTAAGAATCTCTGTCCAGAGTGATGATCCAGTACTGGCAAAGAATATAGCTAATAAACTTGCAGAAGCTTACAATGAGCTTTTAAGAACGTTATCGAAAAATGAGTTTACTATTAGACGAAAATTCATTGAAGAACAAATTCCTAAGGTAGAAAAAGAACTAAAAGATGCAGAAGAACGAATAAGAAAATTTAAAGAGGATAACAGAGTTTTTCTTCTTGATGAGGAAGCAAAATATATTCTCCAATTTTTACTTGAATATGATGGGCAGATAAATTCTTATAATCTTCAAATTCAGGAAAATAGCGCAAAGATAAACGCACTTAACGAGCTGTTAAAAAAGGTGGATATGAAAATCATTTCTTCAGAAACTATTTCATCAAATCCTATAGTAGAACAATTAAAATCAAAATTGGTTGAGTACAAAGTTGAGTTATCGGGACTTCTTCACAGTTATTCGGAAACTGATCCAAAAGTGCTTGAAATAAAAGAAAAAATAGCTGAAACTGAAAAATTGTTAAAAGAACAGGTAGCTCAAGTTGTATCTTCCCAGATAAAAACTCTGAATCCAACATACCAGGATTTATACATGCAACTCATAACTACACAATCTCAACAGGAAGTTTTAAATGCTACTATACTCTCTTTAAAAAAACTCAGGGATAGTTACCAGGAAAAATTATCAAGGCTCCCTCTTTTAGAGCAAAAGTTGTTAGAATTATCAAGAGATTTAAAGGTTAAAGAAAATCTTTATACACTACTGCTGGAAAAACTTGAAGAGACCCGTATAGCAGAAGCCGGGGTTATAGGAACTGCAAAACTTATAGATAAAGCAATAGTTCCCAAAGAACCTATTAAACCAAACAAAAAACTTACCGCTGCTATAGGCGGTGTTCTTGGAATTTTTCTCGGAATTCTCATGGCTTTTATTGTAGAGTATCTTGATAAAAGTGTTAGAGATGAAGATGAAATTAAAAGAATTTCAAGAAATCAAACTATCCTTGGAAGGATTCCAACATTTGAAATAAAAAGTGACCTTAAAACTCCTGAATTAGTTGTTTTAAATTCTCCTATCTCACCTGCTGCAGAATCTATAAAATTAACTTCCACAAATATATCATTCTCAGAAACCCCTCCACCAAATGTAATATCGATCACAAGTTCTGGTCCTGGAGAAGGAAAAACATTAAACGCTGTAAACCTTGCTATATCGTACGCTCAGAATGGCTTTAAAACATTATTAATGGACATGGATATGAGAAGACCACGTATGGAAAAGGCGTTAGGTCTTGAAAGATTTAACATAGGAGTTGTCAACTATATTTTAAAAGATATTCCACTTGAAAGAATTAAACAAAAATACATTGAAAATCTTGATGTTATACCGGTTGGTCCATTACCTCCAAACCCAACTGCACTGCTTACTTCTAATAAATTTGTAGAAATGATGAATATATTAAAAGATGAATATGATAAAATAATAGTTGATCTACCACCAATACTTGCAGCAGCAGACGCTTTGATAGTAACAAGACATACTGATGGACTTGTCCTGGTCGTTAGAGCTGGTAAAACTCTTAAACATTCTTTAAAGATTGCTCTTGAAAATATCTTAACTTCAGGGAGTAAGCTATTGGGAATTATCATTAACGACATAAATGAAAAGAATTCAGGAAACTATTATTATTACTATTATTATCATGACGGAGAGAAAAAAAGAAAAAGAAGGAAAAAAGAACAATAA
- a CDS encoding M3 family oligoendopeptidase, with product MKWDLGVFYKNAKDPEILEELKRNLENMRELAEKYENRLNERILAEEFENFLRNQEKILERTLKVVQFAGLYFSENTQNPEAQKLLNISHQYFSQMEEVMASLKSAVAKLSDEKLTKLSEEIPQYSYFFEKIKDEKKHILSKDAEQILAATSISRRDALAELYEKIVSSYTFEIEIDGEKKVLNDSQMRALRKSPDGKLRKEAMRLLFKKYEEDKIPLNGLYNIVVKDYDTEARLRKFPKPISMRNLANSVTDESVNKLIEVTTENTEIVHKYYKWKAKKMEEKLTLADIYAPITNDVKKYSFDDAKEIVIEAYYEFNEQAGKIIKSFFDENRIHSDIVHGKAGGAFCSYYTPKIKPFILMNFNGNISDVMTLAHELGHGLHGTLSAKQTLLNYHTPLTMAELASVFGEFLVFDKLKSQLTGKEKISLIASTIEETFATMFRQNMFARFEIQAHENISKNGFATWEELSEFYKKELKVMFGNSVEIPPEYHFEWATIPHLYHTPFYVYAYNFANCIAIAIYQKYLEEGKRFVPKYIELLESGGKDKPERLLKKVGIDLGNENFWQKAFDYLKSMVDEISEG from the coding sequence ATGAAATGGGATCTTGGTGTTTTTTACAAAAATGCGAAGGACCCAGAAATATTGGAAGAGTTAAAAAGGAATCTCGAAAATATGAGAGAACTTGCTGAAAAGTATGAAAACAGATTAAACGAACGGATCCTTGCAGAAGAGTTCGAAAATTTCCTGAGAAATCAAGAAAAGATTTTAGAAAGAACCTTAAAAGTTGTACAATTTGCAGGACTGTATTTTTCTGAAAATACTCAAAATCCTGAAGCACAAAAGCTTTTAAACATATCGCATCAATACTTTTCTCAAATGGAAGAAGTAATGGCATCGTTGAAAAGTGCTGTTGCAAAACTTTCCGATGAAAAATTAACAAAGTTATCTGAAGAAATTCCACAATATTCTTATTTTTTCGAAAAAATTAAAGACGAGAAAAAACATATTCTGTCAAAAGATGCTGAACAAATTTTAGCAGCTACAAGTATATCAAGAAGAGACGCTTTAGCTGAACTGTATGAGAAAATAGTTTCATCTTATACATTTGAAATAGAGATAGATGGAGAAAAAAAGGTTCTAAACGATAGTCAAATGAGAGCTCTTAGAAAATCCCCAGATGGAAAGCTCAGAAAAGAAGCTATGAGACTGTTATTTAAAAAATATGAAGAGGATAAAATTCCTCTGAATGGTCTTTATAATATCGTTGTAAAAGACTATGACACAGAAGCTCGACTTAGAAAATTTCCTAAACCAATTTCAATGAGAAACCTCGCCAATAGCGTAACAGATGAAAGTGTAAATAAACTAATTGAAGTAACCACTGAAAATACTGAAATTGTTCACAAATATTACAAATGGAAAGCAAAAAAGATGGAAGAAAAATTAACTTTAGCAGATATTTATGCTCCAATAACTAATGATGTTAAAAAATATAGCTTTGATGATGCAAAAGAAATAGTGATAGAGGCTTATTATGAGTTTAACGAGCAGGCTGGAAAAATTATTAAAAGCTTTTTTGATGAAAATAGAATTCATTCTGACATAGTTCACGGTAAAGCTGGTGGTGCTTTTTGTTCTTATTACACCCCCAAAATTAAACCTTTTATACTTATGAATTTTAATGGAAATATAAGTGATGTAATGACACTTGCACATGAACTTGGTCATGGATTACATGGAACACTTTCTGCGAAACAAACATTGTTGAATTATCATACTCCATTAACTATGGCAGAGCTCGCCTCAGTTTTCGGTGAATTTTTAGTATTCGACAAACTTAAATCACAATTGACCGGTAAAGAAAAAATTTCTCTTATTGCTTCAACAATAGAAGAAACATTTGCCACAATGTTCCGACAAAATATGTTTGCACGCTTTGAAATTCAAGCCCATGAAAATATTTCAAAAAACGGTTTTGCAACGTGGGAAGAACTTTCCGAATTTTATAAAAAAGAGTTGAAAGTTATGTTCGGAAATAGTGTCGAAATACCACCTGAATACCATTTTGAATGGGCCACTATTCCACATTTATATCATACACCCTTTTATGTTTATGCATATAATTTTGCAAATTGTATTGCAATAGCAATTTACCAGAAGTATCTTGAAGAGGGAAAAAGGTTCGTTCCAAAGTATATTGAACTTTTGGAAAGTGGTGGAAAAGACAAACCAGAAAGACTTCTTAAAAAAGTCGGAATAGACCTTGGCAACGAAAATTTCTGGCAGAAAGCTTTTGATTATTTAAAATCGATGGTAGATGAGATTAGCGAGGGTTAG
- the trhA gene encoding PAQR family membrane homeostasis protein TrhA translates to MFKLRKFDLKNEEKYSPKEEIVNAITHGIGALLSLVAIVLLVVFSSIEGNVWKIVSTSIYGFSLFVLYLFSTLYHSITHKKVKNIFEIFDHASIFILIAGTYTPFTLVTLRGTIGWILFGIVWTLAILGIVFKVFFVKQLRITSTLLYILMGWLVVFAMKPLVSNLPEKGVYWLVIGGIFYTIGTIFYIWRKIPYHHAIWHVIVLLGSISHFFAVFFYV, encoded by the coding sequence GTGTTTAAATTAAGAAAATTTGATTTAAAAAACGAAGAAAAATATTCACCAAAAGAGGAAATAGTTAATGCCATAACACATGGAATAGGTGCTCTTTTAAGCCTGGTAGCTATAGTTCTTTTAGTGGTGTTTTCAAGTATTGAAGGAAATGTCTGGAAAATTGTTAGCACTTCAATATACGGTTTTTCATTGTTTGTTCTTTATCTTTTTTCCACGCTGTACCATTCAATAACGCACAAAAAAGTTAAAAATATTTTCGAAATATTTGACCATGCCAGTATCTTCATATTAATTGCTGGAACATATACACCTTTTACCCTGGTAACTTTGAGAGGAACTATTGGATGGATTCTATTTGGAATTGTCTGGACACTGGCAATTTTAGGTATAGTATTTAAAGTCTTTTTTGTTAAACAATTGCGTATAACTTCCACATTGCTTTACATTTTAATGGGATGGCTGGTTGTTTTTGCTATGAAACCGCTTGTTTCTAATTTGCCAGAAAAAGGAGTTTATTGGCTTGTTATTGGTGGAATTTTCTATACAATTGGAACAATATTTTACATATGGAGAAAAATACCATATCACCATGCAATATGGCATGTTATTGTGTTACTCGGTAGCATTTCGCATTTTTTTGCTGTGTTTTTTTACGTTTGA
- a CDS encoding ATP-binding protein produces the protein MKFYNRKKELSFLNEIKSRKNENIFVVIYGRRRIGKTTLVRKAFENEENVFYYFVEVLNQNNLLEKISLSFSKAVFKDWYDLFMELFEKFEYVIFDEFQNFYKVSPSILYSLQKAWDEIKFRNYNTKLIVLGSYVGLMKKIFYDSKMPLFGRKDYLMNLQEFSLNESIKMLIEFGYSSEEAFEIYSIVGGIPNYLLFFKEKKSLDNLIFELFLKDYAPLKNEGENILALEFGSEHRSYFSILEALAGAPKSISEISDISKVEKTSLPRFLKELKEEYGIVKGEEPLLSQKKRMKKYKINDFFFDFYFTFIRKNLSTIEFTPEKAFEIVWKALPQYFGLKFEQICTKFLMEKSEFLGFIPERIGKTWGKIPGEKNKSFDIDLVAYDMENIVFGECKWTNKKVGIEEYNKLVVRSSYVKSGNRKKRYIIFSKSGFKKELFKIKDLLLLTPENMVKQ, from the coding sequence ATGAAGTTTTACAATCGAAAAAAAGAATTAAGTTTTTTGAATGAAATCAAATCAAGAAAGAATGAAAATATTTTTGTTGTTATCTACGGTCGAAGAAGAATAGGAAAAACTACTTTGGTAAGAAAGGCTTTCGAAAACGAAGAAAATGTTTTCTATTATTTCGTAGAGGTTTTGAACCAGAATAATTTGCTTGAAAAAATAAGTCTATCTTTTTCAAAAGCTGTTTTTAAAGATTGGTATGACTTGTTTATGGAACTCTTTGAAAAGTTTGAATATGTTATATTTGATGAATTTCAAAATTTTTATAAAGTGTCTCCTTCTATTCTTTATTCGCTTCAAAAAGCATGGGACGAAATAAAATTTAGAAATTATAATACCAAATTAATTGTTTTAGGTTCGTATGTGGGACTTATGAAAAAGATATTTTACGACAGCAAGATGCCACTTTTTGGCAGGAAAGATTATTTAATGAATCTTCAGGAGTTTTCATTGAACGAGTCAATAAAGATGCTGATAGAGTTTGGTTATTCATCCGAAGAAGCATTTGAAATTTATTCAATAGTTGGAGGGATTCCAAATTATCTTTTATTTTTTAAGGAAAAAAAATCTTTAGATAATCTCATTTTTGAACTGTTTTTGAAAGATTATGCGCCACTGAAAAACGAAGGAGAAAATATTTTGGCGCTGGAATTTGGTAGCGAGCATAGAAGTTATTTTTCAATATTGGAAGCACTTGCAGGGGCACCAAAAAGTATTTCTGAAATTTCTGATATTTCAAAGGTTGAAAAAACATCTTTACCACGTTTTTTAAAAGAGCTCAAAGAAGAGTATGGAATTGTAAAGGGTGAAGAACCCCTATTGTCTCAGAAAAAAAGAATGAAAAAATACAAAATAAATGACTTCTTTTTTGATTTCTATTTTACCTTTATTAGAAAAAATTTATCTACAATAGAATTTACTCCCGAAAAAGCATTTGAAATTGTCTGGAAAGCACTTCCACAGTATTTTGGATTGAAATTTGAACAAATTTGTACAAAATTTCTAATGGAAAAATCAGAATTTTTAGGATTTATACCAGAAAGAATTGGAAAAACATGGGGGAAAATACCTGGGGAGAAAAATAAATCTTTTGATATTGACCTTGTTGCATATGACATGGAAAATATAGTGTTTGGTGAATGTAAATGGACAAATAAAAAAGTAGGTATAGAAGAATATAATAAACTTGTAGTAAGAAGTAGTTATGTAAAAAGTGGAAATAGAAAAAAGAGATACATAATTTTTTCAAAATCCGGTTTTAAAAAAGAGTTATTTAAAATTAAAGACCTGCTTTTATTAACCCCAGAGAATATGGTGAAACAATAA